One window of the Halictus rubicundus isolate RS-2024b chromosome 6, iyHalRubi1_principal, whole genome shotgun sequence genome contains the following:
- the LOC143354797 gene encoding low-density lipoprotein receptor-related protein 8 isoform X8, whose amino-acid sequence MGRSCRLLVLSPLYLLTILGFLAAAEAFSIDNIHTCTETEFQCTIGRCIPTTWQCDGEKDCSDGADEDEATCDDTCRSDEFTCTNKRCIPQFWVCDSDDDCEDGSDETNCKLVTCDPRTEFACSDHRCITSRWRCDGDADCPNRADEIGCSDNPKIRPASPCDKKFFDCGDDFTCIRPEWLCDGGKDCPNGEDESPERCHNSTCRPDQFQCEDHHTCISGHLYCNGDVECPDGSDEKNCTSKTASCDPLTQFECSEGSCIPLHKVCNKNRDCIGWEDESHELCGLNECLNNNGGCSQICVDLPIGFRCDCHPGYRLIDNQTCDDINECLEPGSCSQLCLNQKGSFKCYCSPGYLRDPKNHNRCKAAEGHASLLFTRRHDIRKVALDRQEMTEIVNNTKMAAALDFVFRTGMIFWSDMSEKKIYKAPIDEGNERTVVIDDGLTTSDGLAVDWIYSHIYWTDSEKNTIELANFEGNMRKTLIQDRIQEPRAIALNPLEGWMFWTDWSDEARIEKAGMDGSHRTVIVDNDVTWPNGLTLDLVGKKVYWVDAKLYIIGSCNYDGSGKRTVLFSLDSLRHPFSITTFEDYVYWTDWDKETIFKANKFTGKEVEAVTSHQTLQHPMVVHVYHPYRQPDGANHCQAVNGHCSHLCLPAPKINSKSPVLSCACPDGLELLPDGLMCVEKVTTTVEPTTQERSKPFKRLKPFNVTTSTVHPPQSTDADDKGSLATELTDAGSVAGIAIGVASFVLLLLALVAVLCYRHYLHRNVTSMNFDNPVYRKTTEDQFSLEKNRFPLPTATVGEEAQEPLTSPGTNDYV is encoded by the exons ACGACACCTGTCGATCCGACGAGTTCACGTGCACGAACAAGCGTTGCATACCGCAATTCTGGGTCTGCGATAGCGACGACGACTGCGAGGATGGCAGCGACGAGACGAACTGCAAGCTGGTCACCTGTGATCCCAGGACCGAATTCGCCTGCTCCGATCATCGTTGCATCACGTCGAGATGGAGGTGCGACGGGGACGCCGATTGTCCGAATCGGGCCGACGAAATTGGATGCTCG GACAACCCGAAAATCCGGCCTGCCAGTCCCTGCGATAAAAAATTCTTCGACTGCGGCGACGATTTCACATGCATTAGACCGGAATGGTTATGCGACGGGGGAAAGGATTGTCCGAACGGTGAAGACGAATCACCGGAACGATGTCACAATAGCACTTGCAGACCTGATCAGTTCCAATGCGAGGATCATCACACTTGTATCTCAG GCCATCTGTACTGCAACGGGGACGTGGAGTGTCCGGACGGAAGCGACGAGAAGAATTGCACAAGCAAAACGGCCTCCTGCGATCCTCTGACCCAGTTCGAATGTAGCGAGGGTTCGTGTATACCTCTTCACAAGGTGTGCAATAAGAATCGGGATTGCATCGGCTGGGAAGACGAGAGCCACGAGCTTTGCGGTCTAAACGAATGTCTGAACAACAATGGCGGGTGTTCTCAAATTTGCGTCGACCTGCCCATTGGTTTCCGATGTGACTGCCACCCCGGTTATAGATTAATTGATAACCAAACATGCGACG ATATAAACGAATGCCTGGAGCCGGGCAGCTGTTCCCAACTCTGCCTGAATCAAAAGGGCAGCTTCAAGTGCTACTGCTCCCCCGGTTACCTGAGGGACCCGAAGAACCATAATCGTTGCAAGGCAGCAGAAGGCCACGCGAGCCTTCTCTTCACCAGGCGGCATGACATCAGAAAAGTAGCATTGGATCGGCAAGAGATGACTGAGATAGTAAACAACACAAAGATGGCAGCAGCCTTGGATTTTGTATTCCGCACGGGTATGATCTTCTGGAGCGACATGAGCGAAAAGAAGATCTACAA GGCTCCGATAGACGAAGGAAACGAGCGCACGGTCGTCATCGATGATGGCTTAACGACGTCCGACGGGCTGGCCGTCGACTGGATTTACAGTCACATTTATTGGACCGATTCCGAGAAGAACACCATAGAGCTGGCCAACTTCGAGGGCAACATGAGGAAGACACTTATACAGGATCGCATACAGGAGCCGAGGGCTATTGCTCTGAACCCTCTGGAAGGGTGGATGTTCTGGACCGACTGGAGCGACGAGGCTCGCATCGAGAAAGCGGGCATGGACGGATCCCATCGAACG GTAATAGTGGACAACGACGTGACCTGGCCGAACGGTTTGACCCTGGACCTGGTGGGTAAGAAGGTGTACTGGGTGGACGCGAAATTGTACATAATTGGATCGTGTAATTACGATGGTTCCGGTAAACGGACGGTCCTGTTTTCCCTTGATTCGCTGAGGCATCCGTTCAGCATCACGACGTTCGAGGACTACGTCTATTGGACCGATTGGGACAAGGAAACGATATTCAAAGCGAACAAGTTCACCGGTAAGGAAGTGGAAGCGGTGACGTCCCATCAAACTCTGCAGCACCCGATGGTGGTCCACGTGTACCATCCGTACAGGCAACCGGACGGGGCAAACCATTGTCAAGCTGTGAACGGACATTGCAGTCATTTGTGTCTGCCTGCGCCGAAAATCAACTCAAAATCGCCTGTTCTTAGCTGCGCCTGTCCGGACGGCCTAGAATTGTTGCCCGATGGTTTGATGTGCGTGGAAAAAG TAACGACAACCGTAGAGCCCACCACGCAAGAAAGGAGTAAGCCGTTCAAGAGGCTCAAACCGTTCAACGTTACCACCAGCACCGTTC ATCCGCCACAGTCGACCGATGCAGATGACAAGGGTAGCCTTGCGACCGAATTGACAGATGCTGGTTCGGTTGCTGGTATAGCGATAGGGGTCGCGTCATTTGTGCTGTTGCTCCTCGCTTTGGTCGCAGTATTATGCTACAGGCATTATCTTCACCGTAACGTCACGAGTATGAATTTCGACAATCCTGTGTACAGGAAAACCACCGAAGATCAATTCAGTCTTGAGAAGAATAGGTTTCCACTCCCCACTGCTACTGTTGGAGAAGAG GCTCAGGAGCCTTTAACGAGTCCTGGAACTAACGATTACGTTTAA
- the LOC143354805 gene encoding uncharacterized protein LOC143354805 isoform X1, translating to MESESMDQYFKSYEELDVHQLMLSDKSRTLTYKNAIIDSKQLFENKIVMDVGAGTGILSAFCVQAGAQKVYAVEASELAKLTEEVVKENKLDNKITVIHSKVEDIDANSIEKVDIIISEWMGFYLVHEGMLDSVLFARDNFLKEDGILFPSVAKLYASPCQLPSMYNFWDDIYGVSMKCIGQKYREMKSMKPEVLFVDDKDLLAEGKLLAWLDLQCIDIKELDLLGGEDYVSVCKKDGKYQGICIWFDAEFPGGSELSTSPSSEATHWKQTAIVLPTDVEVTKGEPIAFKLELRRNSIKPRQYNMELELLDAAEVDHEVPCNCYMTKCIVMKAYIEEQANDDGTNK from the exons ATGGAAAGTGAAAGCATGGATCAGTATTTTAAGAGTTATGAAGAACTTGAT GTGCATCAATTAATGTTAAGCGACAAGTCAAGGACTCTTACTTACAAGAATGCAATTATTGATTCTAAACAATTATTcgagaataaaattgttatggATGTCGGTGCAGGAACag GAATACTGTCAGCTTTTTGTGTACAAGCTGGTGCACAAAAAGTTTATGCAGTCGAAGCAAGTGAGTTAGCAAAACTTACTGAAGAAGTTGTAAAGGAGAACAAACTGGATAATAAGATTACTGTGATCCATAGCAAAGTGGAGGACATTGATGCAAATTCAATTGAAAAAGTTGATATAATTATCTCAGAGTGGATGGGCTTTTATTTAGTACACGAAGGAATGTTGGATTCTGTTCTCTTTGCAAGAGACAATTTTCTGAAGGAAGATGGCATCCTCTTTCCATCTGTTGCTAAACTATACGCATCGCCGTGTCAATTGCCATCCATGTACAATTTTTGGGATGACATTTATGGAGTCAGTATGAA ATGCATTGGACAGAAGTACAGGGAAATGAAATCAATGAAACCAGAAGTATTATTTGTAGATGACAAAGACCTTTTGGCTGAAGGGAAGTTATTGGCATGGTTGGATCTACAGTGCATTGACATTAAAGAATTAGATCTGCTTGGAGGAGAAGATTATGTTTCTGTTTGTAAGAAAGACGGAAAATATCAGGGAATTTGCATTTGGTTCGATGCAGAGTTCCCGGGTGGTTCGGAATTATCTACGAGTCCCTCCAGTGAAGCTACTCACTGGAAACAAACTGCTATCGTTTTGCCTACAGACGTAGAAGTAACAAAAGGCGAGCCTATTGCGTTTAAATTAGAGCTGAGAAGAAACTCTATTAAACCTAGGCAGTATAACATGGAGTTAGAGTTGTTGGATGCAGCAGAGGTGGACCACGAGGTTCCTTGTAATTGTTACATGACGAAATGTATAGTGATGAAAGCTTATATAGAAGAGCAAGCAAATGATGATGGAACGAATAAGTGA
- the LOC143354805 gene encoding uncharacterized protein LOC143354805 isoform X2, translated as MLSDKSRTLTYKNAIIDSKQLFENKIVMDVGAGTGILSAFCVQAGAQKVYAVEASELAKLTEEVVKENKLDNKITVIHSKVEDIDANSIEKVDIIISEWMGFYLVHEGMLDSVLFARDNFLKEDGILFPSVAKLYASPCQLPSMYNFWDDIYGVSMKCIGQKYREMKSMKPEVLFVDDKDLLAEGKLLAWLDLQCIDIKELDLLGGEDYVSVCKKDGKYQGICIWFDAEFPGGSELSTSPSSEATHWKQTAIVLPTDVEVTKGEPIAFKLELRRNSIKPRQYNMELELLDAAEVDHEVPCNCYMTKCIVMKAYIEEQANDDGTNK; from the exons ATGTTAAGCGACAAGTCAAGGACTCTTACTTACAAGAATGCAATTATTGATTCTAAACAATTATTcgagaataaaattgttatggATGTCGGTGCAGGAACag GAATACTGTCAGCTTTTTGTGTACAAGCTGGTGCACAAAAAGTTTATGCAGTCGAAGCAAGTGAGTTAGCAAAACTTACTGAAGAAGTTGTAAAGGAGAACAAACTGGATAATAAGATTACTGTGATCCATAGCAAAGTGGAGGACATTGATGCAAATTCAATTGAAAAAGTTGATATAATTATCTCAGAGTGGATGGGCTTTTATTTAGTACACGAAGGAATGTTGGATTCTGTTCTCTTTGCAAGAGACAATTTTCTGAAGGAAGATGGCATCCTCTTTCCATCTGTTGCTAAACTATACGCATCGCCGTGTCAATTGCCATCCATGTACAATTTTTGGGATGACATTTATGGAGTCAGTATGAA ATGCATTGGACAGAAGTACAGGGAAATGAAATCAATGAAACCAGAAGTATTATTTGTAGATGACAAAGACCTTTTGGCTGAAGGGAAGTTATTGGCATGGTTGGATCTACAGTGCATTGACATTAAAGAATTAGATCTGCTTGGAGGAGAAGATTATGTTTCTGTTTGTAAGAAAGACGGAAAATATCAGGGAATTTGCATTTGGTTCGATGCAGAGTTCCCGGGTGGTTCGGAATTATCTACGAGTCCCTCCAGTGAAGCTACTCACTGGAAACAAACTGCTATCGTTTTGCCTACAGACGTAGAAGTAACAAAAGGCGAGCCTATTGCGTTTAAATTAGAGCTGAGAAGAAACTCTATTAAACCTAGGCAGTATAACATGGAGTTAGAGTTGTTGGATGCAGCAGAGGTGGACCACGAGGTTCCTTGTAATTGTTACATGACGAAATGTATAGTGATGAAAGCTTATATAGAAGAGCAAGCAAATGATGATGGAACGAATAAGTGA
- the Non3 gene encoding ribosome production factor 2-like protein Non3 encodes MPVISRVVKPTTHRGKRAILKKEPKLIEDVKETLCFKGKNTSQVVVDFMKDLYNLKKPNAQMMQKKNDVLPFEDVTPIEKFVTKYNAPLFMLALHNKKRPHNIVMGRMYENTLLDMAEFGIENYKSLKDFKVPKVSEGLKPLLVFNGELFENNYELDRIKNLFVDMFQREVVENIRLQGIEHVLSFTAVENKILLRSYRVLLKKSNSRTPRIELEEIGPRADLICRRTKLASADLFKQACKKPKELKVKKKKNISKDNLGTTFGRVHVGAQNLNSIQTRKMKGLKKTIAEKKAGMKRKGPDAAAADDSPKKSKNVIDSAD; translated from the exons ATGCCGGTAATAAGCAGAGTAGT AAAACCAACTACTCACAGAGGCAAAAGAGCTATCTTGAAAAAGGAACCGAAATTGATAGAGGATGTCAAAGAGACTTTGTGCTTCAAAGGAAAAAACACTTCTCAGGTTGTTGTTGATTTTATGAAAGATCTG TATAATCTTAAAAAGCCCAATGCACAGatgatgcaaaagaaaaatgatgTCTTGCCGTTTGAAGATGTCACCCCTATTGAGAAGTTTGTTACCAAGTATAATGCACCTCTTTTCATGCTTGCATTGCACAATAAAAAACGACCCCATAATATTGTAATGGGTAGAATGTACGAAAATACATTGTTGGACATGGCAGAGTTTGGTATAGAAAATTACAAGAGCTTGAAAGATTTTAAAGTACCAAAAGTATCTGAGGGGTTAAAACCTCTGTTGGTGTTCAATGGAGAGCTTTTTGAGAACAATTACGAGCTTGACAGGATAAAGAATTTGTTTGTAGACATGTTCCAAAGAGAAGTTGTTGAGAATATCAGACTACAGGGTATTGAACATGTTTTAAGTTTCACTgctgtagaaaataaaattcttctaaGGAGTTATAG AGTACTTCTGAAGAAGTCTAACAGCAGAACACCGAGGATAGAATTAGAGGAAATTGGCCCGAGAGCAGATTTAATATGTAGGCGAACGAAACTTGCTTCCGCGGATCTCTTTAAACAAGCCTGCAAGAAACCGAAAGAATTGAAGGtcaaaaagaagaagaatatttCCAAAGACAATCTTGGAACAACCTTCGGTCGCGTGCACGTTGGAGCACAGAATCTTAATAGTATTCAGACAAGAAAAATGAAGGGTTTGAAGAAAACAATAGCGGAGAAGAAGGCTGGTATGAAACGGAAAGGTCcagatgctgctgctgctgatgATAGtccaaaaaaatcgaaaaatgttatagattcagccgattaa
- the Cysrs-m gene encoding cysteine--tRNA ligase-like protein, mitochondrial isoform X1 codes for MHLITRNLKHKLRTMCHRSLHDTKQKQKPQWVKPVGYETNIKVYNTATKCTVPLILKNKNYLTWYVCGPTVYDSAHIGHAATYVKTDIIRRILTDHFNINVVMAMSVTNIDDKIINRANATSRNFEELSQHFETEFMEDMQMLNVWKPNLYCRVTDFIPQIIDFINNIVNKEGAYVGKDGSVYFDVNKHGIYGKLSTPFQDSSHPHKKSALDFTLWKASKKGEPFWESPWGNGRPGWHIECSTIASTVFGNSIDIHSGAIDLVFPHHENEEAQSCSYHEVDQWVNYWLHCGHLLLKDVKMSKSLQNTISIRKLLQRYTANQFRMLCLLSNYDNDIEFCDDVMNNAVNIMNKVEHFIATCDNYVVGKWTTGNVDEVALLRCLEETKNNVDAAFANNFNTAQATHTILNLVDIGNKMLHDSSKPSINRSIPAVTTVSNYVSTMFSKLGIGRSEVADEYKVNNLIEYFIKFRKRVRNRIKEQGAPDNVMLTACDEARADLLKCGVIVKDSKTDTTWSIKSY; via the exons ATGCATTTAATCACCAGGAATTTGAAACACAAGTTGCGTACAATGTGTCATCGTTCTTTGCATGACACAAAACAGAAACAGAAGCCGCAATGGGTGAAACCGGTCGGTTATGAGACAAACATTAAAGTGTATAACACTGCAACAAAGTGTACAGTACcgctaattttaaaaaataagaatTATCTAACCTGGTACGTCTGTGGTCCAACTGTTTATGATTCCGCGCACATCGGACACGCAGC CACTTACGTGAAGACGGATATCATCAGAAGAATATTGACAGATCATTTTAACATAAACGTTGTAATGGCCATGTCTGTCACGAACATAGACGACAAAATAATAAATCGCGCGAACGCGACCAGTCGAAACTTTGAGGAACTATCGCAACATTTCGAGACAGAATTCATGGAAGATATGCAAATGTTAAATGTATGGAAACCTAATTTATATTGTCGAGTTACTGATTTCATCCCACAAATTATTGATTTTATTAATAACATTGTGAACAAGGAAGGAGCATATGTAGGAAAAGATG GATCAGTATACTTTGATGTAAACAAGCATGGCATTTATGGCAAGTTATCGACTCCATTTCAGGACAGTAGTCATCCCCATAAAAAGTCGGCGTTAGATTTTACTCTGTGGAAGGCGTCTAAGAAAGGAGAACCGTTTTGGGAATCCCCATGGGGTAATGGGAGGCCAGGGTGGCACATAGAATGTAGCACTATTGCAAG CACAGTTTTTGGAAATTCCATAGACATTCACAGTGGTGCGATAGACCTTGTTTTTCCACACCATGAAAATGAGGAGGCACAATCGTGTTCTTACCATGAAGTGGACCAATGGGTAAATTATTGGTTGCACTGTGGACATCTGCTTCTGAAAGATGTTAAAATGTCGAAAAGCCTCCAAAACACTATCAGTATAAGAAAACTCCTTCAAAGATATACTGCGAATCAATTCAGAATGCTTTGCTTGCTTTCTAATTATGACAATG ATATCGAATTCTGCGACGATGTAATGAATAATGCAGTAAACATAATGAATAAAGTTGAACATTTCATTGCTACTTGCGACAATTACGTCGTTGGAAAATGGACCACTGGCAATGTGGACGAAGTTGCATTGCTTCGT tgCTTGGAGGAAACCAAGAATAATGTTGATGCAGCGTtcgcaaataattttaataccgCACAAGCAACACATACAATACTGAACCTGGTTGATATAGGGAATAAAATGTTACATGATTCCTCT AAGCCTTCTATAAACAGGAGTATACCTGCAGTAACTACAGTCTCGAATTATGTATCTACAATGTTCTCGAAACTGGGAATCGGTCGCTCAGAAGTGGCAGATGAATACAAAGTGAACAATCTCATCGAGTACTTTATAAAGTTTAGAAAACGTGTCAGAAACAGGATCAAAGAACAGGGTGCACCAGATAACGTTATGCTGACTGCTTGCGACGAAGCACGAGCCGATCTTTTGAAGTGTGGAGTGATCGTGAAG GATTCTAAGACTGACACTACTTGGAGTATAAAGTCATATTGA
- the Cysrs-m gene encoding cysteine--tRNA ligase-like protein, mitochondrial isoform X2 has translation MHLITRNLKHKLRTMCHRSLHDTKQKQKPQWVKPVGYETNIKVYNTATKCTVPLILKNKNYLTWYVCGPTVYDSAHIGHAATYVKTDIIRRILTDHFNINVVMAMSVTNIDDKIINRANATSRNFEELSQHFETEFMEDMQMLNVWKPNLYCRVTDFIPQIIDFINNIVNKEGAYVGKDGSVYFDVNKHGIYGKLSTPFQDSSHPHKKSALDFTLWKASKKGEPFWESPWGNGRPGWHIECSTIASTVFGNSIDIHSGAIDLVFPHHENEEAQSCSYHEVDQWVNYWLHCGHLLLKDVKMSKSLQNTISIRKLLQRYTANQFRMLCLLSNYDNDIEFCDDVMNNAVNIMNKVEHFIATCDNYVVGKWTTGNVDEVALLRCLEETKNNVDAAFANNFNTAQATHTILNLVDIGNKMLHDSSPSINRSIPAVTTVSNYVSTMFSKLGIGRSEVADEYKVNNLIEYFIKFRKRVRNRIKEQGAPDNVMLTACDEARADLLKCGVIVKDSKTDTTWSIKSY, from the exons ATGCATTTAATCACCAGGAATTTGAAACACAAGTTGCGTACAATGTGTCATCGTTCTTTGCATGACACAAAACAGAAACAGAAGCCGCAATGGGTGAAACCGGTCGGTTATGAGACAAACATTAAAGTGTATAACACTGCAACAAAGTGTACAGTACcgctaattttaaaaaataagaatTATCTAACCTGGTACGTCTGTGGTCCAACTGTTTATGATTCCGCGCACATCGGACACGCAGC CACTTACGTGAAGACGGATATCATCAGAAGAATATTGACAGATCATTTTAACATAAACGTTGTAATGGCCATGTCTGTCACGAACATAGACGACAAAATAATAAATCGCGCGAACGCGACCAGTCGAAACTTTGAGGAACTATCGCAACATTTCGAGACAGAATTCATGGAAGATATGCAAATGTTAAATGTATGGAAACCTAATTTATATTGTCGAGTTACTGATTTCATCCCACAAATTATTGATTTTATTAATAACATTGTGAACAAGGAAGGAGCATATGTAGGAAAAGATG GATCAGTATACTTTGATGTAAACAAGCATGGCATTTATGGCAAGTTATCGACTCCATTTCAGGACAGTAGTCATCCCCATAAAAAGTCGGCGTTAGATTTTACTCTGTGGAAGGCGTCTAAGAAAGGAGAACCGTTTTGGGAATCCCCATGGGGTAATGGGAGGCCAGGGTGGCACATAGAATGTAGCACTATTGCAAG CACAGTTTTTGGAAATTCCATAGACATTCACAGTGGTGCGATAGACCTTGTTTTTCCACACCATGAAAATGAGGAGGCACAATCGTGTTCTTACCATGAAGTGGACCAATGGGTAAATTATTGGTTGCACTGTGGACATCTGCTTCTGAAAGATGTTAAAATGTCGAAAAGCCTCCAAAACACTATCAGTATAAGAAAACTCCTTCAAAGATATACTGCGAATCAATTCAGAATGCTTTGCTTGCTTTCTAATTATGACAATG ATATCGAATTCTGCGACGATGTAATGAATAATGCAGTAAACATAATGAATAAAGTTGAACATTTCATTGCTACTTGCGACAATTACGTCGTTGGAAAATGGACCACTGGCAATGTGGACGAAGTTGCATTGCTTCGT tgCTTGGAGGAAACCAAGAATAATGTTGATGCAGCGTtcgcaaataattttaataccgCACAAGCAACACATACAATACTGAACCTGGTTGATATAGGGAATAAAATGTTACATGATTCCTCT CCTTCTATAAACAGGAGTATACCTGCAGTAACTACAGTCTCGAATTATGTATCTACAATGTTCTCGAAACTGGGAATCGGTCGCTCAGAAGTGGCAGATGAATACAAAGTGAACAATCTCATCGAGTACTTTATAAAGTTTAGAAAACGTGTCAGAAACAGGATCAAAGAACAGGGTGCACCAGATAACGTTATGCTGACTGCTTGCGACGAAGCACGAGCCGATCTTTTGAAGTGTGGAGTGATCGTGAAG GATTCTAAGACTGACACTACTTGGAGTATAAAGTCATATTGA